One Helicobacter pylori genomic window, ACACCAAATAATTTTCATTTTCTTCCAAATCTTCAAACAAAGCGTGTTCTAGCCCTAAAGTTTCTAAAATCCCTTTAAGCTTTTCTAACTTGATAACCCTTTCTTCATGCAATTCTAAAATCAAAACCTTTTTAACCACAGGCTTTAAAATTTCTAGCACCAACAAAGCGTCCTTATCTTGATAGCAATTATAAATTAAAATGATTTTAGCGTTAAAAATGCGTTTGATTTCTTCTTTTAAGGCTTTAGCGCTATGGGGGTTATGCCCCACATCTATTAAGACATTAGGGCTTAAAAGCTCGCAACGGCCGATTAAATTTAGGGGCTTTAGGTTTTTTAAAACTTCTTGTTTATTGCATGGCAAAAGCGTTTCAAACGCTTTTAGAGCCACTTCTAAATTCATCGCTAAAAAATGGGCTAAATGGTGGCGTTCAATATAATCCTTGACTCCTTTTGAAATCTCATTTTGAACCACAATCAATTTTGCGTGTTTTTCTTTGGCGATCTTTTGAGCGATATTTAAAACCAGTTCTTGTTGGGGAGCGATGATATTAAGAGGGCCCATCGCTTTTAATTTAGTAGTCGCAATGCTTTCTAAACTATCCCCTAAAAATTCCTTATGATCATAATCAATGGGGGTGAAAACGCTTAGGGTTTTTTCTAAAGCGTTCGTGCTGTCAAACTCCCCCCCAAGCCCTGCTTCTAAGACTAGATAATCGCAATCTTTAGCGAGCATGACGGCTAATAAGGTAGCGTATTCAAAATACGAGCAAGCGCTGCTGAAAGCATGCGATTGCAATTGCT contains:
- a CDS encoding bifunctional folylpolyglutamate synthase/dihydrofolate synthase, whose amino-acid sequence is MKNSHGLKAFLETKPKEYHKFDPSRFIQIYKDFKNAFFEIQAKVIHVVGTNGKGSTGRFLTLLLADQNFKVSHFTSPHVFEFRERFFVNGSVVEESVLENAHQQLQSHAFSSACSYFEYATLLAVMLAKDCDYLVLEAGLGGEFDSTNALEKTLSVFTPIDYDHKEFLGDSLESIATTKLKAMGPLNIIAPQQELVLNIAQKIAKEKHAKLIVVQNEISKGVKDYIERHHLAHFLAMNLEVALKAFETLLPCNKQEVLKNLKPLNLIGRCELLSPNVLIDVGHNPHSAKALKEEIKRIFNAKIILIYNCYQDKDALLVLEILKPVVKKVLILELHEERVIKLEKLKGILETLGLEHALFEDLEENENYLVYGSFLVANAFYKRYPKKRD